The following DNA comes from Marichromatium purpuratum 984.
GGTCGCGCTCAATCGTGATCATCGCGCCTGGAACGAGCCGAGCCTCTATGCCGGGGTTGCGGTCAGCTGTGGTCGGTTGATGGCCGGGAGCTTCGGTTCGCCACTCCACAACGAATATACCGTCATCGGTGATCCGGTGAATCTGGCCGCGCGGATCGAGAACTACAGTCTGCGCGGCCAAGTGCTGCTCAGCGAATCGGCCCAGGCCGGTGCCAGTGATCATATCGAGATCGGTACGATCAATCAGGTCACCGTCAAGGGCAAGGCGAGACCGGTCACGCTCTACGAACTCAGGGCGGTCGACTGGCCGCAGCGCCTTGAGGTCCCCGAGGTCGAGCCACGCAAGGCGCCACGGATCTCGGTCGACTTCCCGGTGGAGTTCCGTCAGGTGGTGGCCAAGCGCATCCTCTCCGAGTCCTTCGTCGGCAAGGTGCACGACCTCAGCTATTATGGAATGAGTGCCGATCTGCCGGTGGTGTTACCGCCCTGCACCGAGATCCTGCTCTCGCTCGCCCCCGAGATCGGCTCCGGTAAGGCGATGGAGGTCTATGCGCGGGTGCTGCGCTCCAAGCGTGACAAGAGCAGTTATCGTACCAGTCTGGAGTTCACCGCCATCGACACCCCCAGCCACCGTCGGGTCAAGCGTTATGTCGATCACATGCTCTGGGGGCACTGAAAGGGGCAGGTCGTTGATTTTCAGCCTGTATCGGCAATAATGCCGACACCAGTCCGACCTGGCGGGCAAGGATTGCGATATTGGGGTGCGTCCGCGTCCTGATGTCCCGCCGCAGTGGACGCCCGAACCGACAGCGCTCATGCAAATCTCCAACGCCTCGCTGCATCCGCTCTATCCGCTGCCGCTCGATCAGCAGCGCGAGCGCGAGCCCCAGGCCACCCCAGAGCAGTTGCAGCCGCGCGCCGATCAGGCCGAGCGCATCGCCCGGCCGGTGGCCGAGGTCGAGCGCGCCGAGCGCCTCCAGGCGCGCAAGGAGTCGCGCGACCTGCTCGTTGCCAACAACGGTACCGATCCACGTACCCGACGTGCCCTCGACGCCTATGAATCCGTCCAGCAGCATCAGGAGCGGGCCTATGTCGAAGAGGTATTGGGCGTGGACGTCTACGCCTGATCCTGCTCCTTCCGCGATCCCAGCCCTTCCGAAACCCCTGCCGCTGGGTCAGACTGCCGAGCAGTCGAGCAGCGCCGAGGAGGCATCATGAGCCATGCAGCAGACTGTGAATCCGTAGCGATCACGCCGGGAGCGGGCGACGACCGGCTCTGGCCAGGCGTGGGGTATCAGCGTCAGGTCGAGCGGTTGCGGGGGGCCATCGGTGAGACCGTCTATTTGGTCGAGTTGATCGAGGGCGTCGGCCAGCTCGGCGCCCATCTCAGCGATCGTCCCTACGAGTTGCTCGCGGTGCTCGACTTCCCGCGTCCCGATCCGGCGCGCGGGCTGACTCCGCATCTGGTGTTGCTCGACGATGGGCGTGGGCTGAACCTGGGGCGCGTTGCGCGAATCAGCCGCCGTCCCTTCGCGCCGAGTACGACAGACCTGCTCTATCTGGACACGGCTGCCGAGCGCCGGGTGTTGTTCGCCGAGCGTCGACTGTCGGTCGAGTTCATCGCCGAGCGTAGCCACCAGGTGCTCGGGCAGGCACTCGGTTGCGTGCCCGCCACCGGAGGCGATGCCCTCGACGCTTCGATCGAGACCGCTCTCGAACCCGAACCGCTGGCACGGCTGCAGACGAGCGACTAGCTGCAGGCGTGTCGTACGCAGGCCGTTTCGTCGGCAATCGACGGGGCTGGGGGTTTAAAGGCGCTGCCGCGCGCCGATTATACCCATGCGGTGATACTTTCCACGGAGGCAGGGCGCATGAGCTGGAAGGCATTGCAGACCTCTCAGCTGGTCTGGCTGATGGCTGCGGCCCTGGCTTCCCTGGTCGGTGTCGGCTTCGCCGCCTGGGCGGCCACCCAGCAGGTGACGGTGCGGCTCTTCATCGAGAGTAAGCAGGCGGCGCTGCTCAACACGGCCACCCTGCAACGGATGTTGGGTGAGGTCGGTCGCGACCTGCGCTATCTGACACAGGGGCAGGCGCTGGACACCTGTGCCGATGCGTTGGGGGTGAGCCAGTCGACGCTGCAGCGCGACTGGGGGGCCTTCATGACGGCCAAGCCGCAGTATGACCAGGTGCGCTGGATCGACGAGAGCGGCATGGAGCGCGTGCGTATCGATCAGTCTTCAAAGGGGCCGCGAGGGGCCGCTCCGATCGCGCTGCAGGACAAGTCGGCACGCTATTACTTCACTGCGACCATGGCATTGGCGGTTGGCGACATCTATGTCTCGCCGCTCGATCTCAATGTCGAGTACGGCGGTGTCCAGCAACCCTTCAAGCCGGTGCTGCGCCTGGCCGCGCGAGTGGCCGATCGCACGGGGAGCGATTGCGGCATCATCGTCATCAACTATCTGGGCGCGCGCCTGCTCGATGCGATGGGAGGTGGACGTCAAGTCGACACCTGGCTGCTCAACCGCGAGGGCTACTGGCTGCGCGCGACGCGCCCCGAGGATGCCTGGGGGTTCATGCGCGGACGTCCCGAGCTGAGCCTCGCGGCGCGCCATCCCACGGCCTGGTCACGGATCTCCGGCGCGATGCGTGGTCAGTTCGAGGACGAGGACGGTCTGTGGAGCTTCGACACCCTGGTGCCGGCGCAGGTCGTGGCGCGCGATCCGGCGCGGTTCGAGGGTGTCGACGTTAGACATTGGAAGGTGGTCGATCATGTGCCGCGCTGGGTCTATCGCGCCGAGATCACCGCCGTCTGGCTGCGTTATGCCGCCATCCTCGCTGGGTTGTTCGTCGTCATCCTCGGCGCCGGCTGGGCACTGCAGCGCAGTCAGCGTCGGGTCGAGCAGATGCGCGAGGCGGCGATGCGTCTCGAGGCCCAGCGCGGTCTGCTCAGCTTCATCGATCAGGGGCTCGCCGGGATGATCGTCATGTCTCCGCAGGGCGCGCTGCGGCAGGTCAATGCACGCTTCTGCGAGATCGTCGGCCGCGACCGTGAAGACCTGATCGGCCGCCGTTGGGCGGATCTCGCCACCTCCGATGATCCGCAAGCCGATGCACGGATGTTCGAGACCGTACTGCAGCAGGGGCGCTCGTGCATGCTCGACAAGTGTTGTCGTCGTCCCGATGGCGAGAGCATCTGGGTGACGGTGGCCATCGCGCCGGTGCGTGACGGTGCCGGTGTGGTGACCGATATCGTCGCTCTGGTGCTCGACATCACCGAACAGAAGCAGGCCAAGGAGCTGCTGCGCGACAGCGAGGAGCGGTTGCGCCTGGCCGTCGATGCCGCGGAGGCCGGGGTCTGGAACTGGGACATCGGCGGCGACGTGGTCTTCTTCAGTGACCGGTGCAAGGCCCAGTTCGGATTCCCGGCCGACATCGAGGTCAGCTATCGGCGTTTCCTCGAGGCGCTGCACCCGGCCGACCGTGAGCGGGTCGATGCCCTGGTGCAGCGTTCGGTGCGCACCGGGGAGGACTATGCCACCGAGTACCGGACGCTGTGGCCGGATGGCAGCGAACACTGGATCAGTGCCCGTGGTCGTCTCTATCCCGTTGCTGGTCGCGCGCACGGCCAGCTCGGCGGCATCACCCTGGACGTCACCCGGCGGCGGCGTATCGAGGCGCGCCTGCAGGCGATGACGGCGCGTCTCGAGGCGCTGCTCGAGGCGCTGCCGGTGGGCGTCGGTTTCACCAGTACGCTCGACTGTCGTCGTGTCAGTGGCAATGCCGCGCTGCGACGTCTGTTCGGGCTCGGCGATGATGACAACCTCTCGGCCTCTTCGAAAGATCCTGACGCCTTCGGTAGCCTGGTTCACTACTGTCGCGAAGGTCGGCGACTGGCGGCCGATGAGCTGCCGCTACAGCGCGCGGTGCGTGAGGCGCAGCCGATCCCCGCCGAGGAGTTGGAGGTGTGCCTCCCCGATGGGCGTCGGTGGACGGCGGAGATCGCCGCTGCTCCGCTGTTCGACGAAGGCGGGCAACTGGTCGGTGGCCTGATCGTGGTCAGTGATATCAGCGCGCGAAAGCAGGCCGAGCGCGACCTGCAGGCACTCAATCTCGACCTGGAACGTCGAGTGGAAGAGCGTACGGCCGAGGCGCGCGCGGCCAGTGCCGCCAAGAGCGACTTCGTGGCGAATATGAGCCACGAGGTGCGCACGCCGATGAACGCCGTGCTCGGTTTCCTCGAGATCCTGCTCGACACCCCGCTGCAGCCCGATCAGCGTGACCTGGTGGGCAAGGTCCGGCGCTCGGCCCGGGCGCTGCTGGGGTTGCTCAACGACATCCTCGACTTCTCCAAGCTCGACGCCGACAAGGTCGAGTTGGAAATGACTCCCTTCGTGCTCGATCAACTGCTGCGTGAGAGCGCCGAGCTGTTCGCCGTCACCGCCGCGGAGAAAGGGGTGGAGTTGCTGATCGACGCGCCCCGGTCGCTGACTGGCCGCTATCGTGGCGATGCGTTGCGTCTGGGGCAGGTGCTCAACAACCTGCTCGGCAACGCGATCAAGTTCACCGATCAGGGACATGTCATCCTCGCGGTGCGGGGGGAAGGGGTGGAGGATGCCCAGCGATGGCTGCGCTTCGAGGTGCGCGATACCGGCATCGGGATCAGCACCGAGCAGGCCACACGGTTGTTCCAGCCCTTCAGCCAAGCCGATATCTCGACCACGCGTCGCTTCGGCGGTACTGGATTGGGGCTGACCATCTGCGATCGACTGATCCGGCTGATGGGGGGGGACATCGGTGTCGACAGCCGCGAGGGTGAGGGCAGCAGCTTCTGGTTCTCGCTGCCGCTCGAGATCGCTGATGGCGTGGCTGTTGCGGGCCATGTCGAGGCGCTCACACCCGGACGGGTACTGGTGGTCGACAGCCATGCCGAGGCGCGCGAGATTCTCGCGCGTTATCTCGGTGGCTGGCGCCTGGTGGTCGACTGTGTCGCCGACGCCGACCATGCGCTCGATCGCATCCTGCAGGCCGATCAGCGAGCCGAGCCGTTCTCGCTGGTGCTGGCCGACTGGCGGATGCTGTGTCATGACGGGTTGCGGTTACTCGATCAGGTGCACGGTGCCGACGCACTCGGTCATCGACCGGCCACCGTGGTGATGGTGTCCGCCTATGAGCATCAGGCGCTGCTGCGGGCGGTTGCCGAGGCGTCGGTGAAACCCGACATGGTATTGAGGAAACCCTTCACTCAGTCATCCCTGTTCGATGCCATCGTCGAGCTGCAGCAACATGGACAAGTGCACCTGCCCGAACCGCGCCCGACGGCGGTCAGCCCCTATGCTCGTGCCGAGCGGATCCGTGGTGCGAAGGTGTTGCTGGTGGAGGACAACCAGACCAACCAGGAGGTCGCGTTGGCGATG
Coding sequences within:
- a CDS encoding adenylate/guanylate cyclase domain-containing protein yields the protein MQHQDKQLLFARILAAIEGVGTPPSVAVEIDALRARLSDQLDDFLLESQPIVATEATVVIADIRGFTALVESQPVEVMVRLLNRFFTRMVELVTRYGGVVDKFMGDSVMAVFGVPERRDDDLLRALACAVEMQRAMVALNRDHRAWNEPSLYAGVAVSCGRLMAGSFGSPLHNEYTVIGDPVNLAARIENYSLRGQVLLSESAQAGASDHIEIGTINQVTVKGKARPVTLYELRAVDWPQRLEVPEVEPRKAPRISVDFPVEFRQVVAKRILSESFVGKVHDLSYYGMSADLPVVLPPCTEILLSLAPEIGSGKAMEVYARVLRSKRDKSSYRTSLEFTAIDTPSHRRVKRYVDHMLWGH
- a CDS encoding PAS domain S-box protein translates to MSWKALQTSQLVWLMAAALASLVGVGFAAWAATQQVTVRLFIESKQAALLNTATLQRMLGEVGRDLRYLTQGQALDTCADALGVSQSTLQRDWGAFMTAKPQYDQVRWIDESGMERVRIDQSSKGPRGAAPIALQDKSARYYFTATMALAVGDIYVSPLDLNVEYGGVQQPFKPVLRLAARVADRTGSDCGIIVINYLGARLLDAMGGGRQVDTWLLNREGYWLRATRPEDAWGFMRGRPELSLAARHPTAWSRISGAMRGQFEDEDGLWSFDTLVPAQVVARDPARFEGVDVRHWKVVDHVPRWVYRAEITAVWLRYAAILAGLFVVILGAGWALQRSQRRVEQMREAAMRLEAQRGLLSFIDQGLAGMIVMSPQGALRQVNARFCEIVGRDREDLIGRRWADLATSDDPQADARMFETVLQQGRSCMLDKCCRRPDGESIWVTVAIAPVRDGAGVVTDIVALVLDITEQKQAKELLRDSEERLRLAVDAAEAGVWNWDIGGDVVFFSDRCKAQFGFPADIEVSYRRFLEALHPADRERVDALVQRSVRTGEDYATEYRTLWPDGSEHWISARGRLYPVAGRAHGQLGGITLDVTRRRRIEARLQAMTARLEALLEALPVGVGFTSTLDCRRVSGNAALRRLFGLGDDDNLSASSKDPDAFGSLVHYCREGRRLAADELPLQRAVREAQPIPAEELEVCLPDGRRWTAEIAAAPLFDEGGQLVGGLIVVSDISARKQAERDLQALNLDLERRVEERTAEARAASAAKSDFVANMSHEVRTPMNAVLGFLEILLDTPLQPDQRDLVGKVRRSARALLGLLNDILDFSKLDADKVELEMTPFVLDQLLRESAELFAVTAAEKGVELLIDAPRSLTGRYRGDALRLGQVLNNLLGNAIKFTDQGHVILAVRGEGVEDAQRWLRFEVRDTGIGISTEQATRLFQPFSQADISTTRRFGGTGLGLTICDRLIRLMGGDIGVDSREGEGSSFWFSLPLEIADGVAVAGHVEALTPGRVLVVDSHAEAREILARYLGGWRLVVDCVADADHALDRILQADQRAEPFSLVLADWRMLCHDGLRLLDQVHGADALGHRPATVVMVSAYEHQALLRAVAEASVKPDMVLRKPFTQSSLFDAIVELQQHGQVHLPEPRPTAVSPYARAERIRGAKVLLVEDNQTNQEVALAMLGKMGLEVAVANNGREALARFAEHPLDLVLMDLQMPEMDGFEATAALRATARGREVPIVAMTAAAFESDRERVSAVGMNDFIAKPVDPRQLVSVLLRWLPGGAESGGEAGMAEAVDVVSDTAPQPAAAFEELDLASARERLDGDEAVLRAVLDGFLRDVADWPAQLAAADEQSAQRLAHTLKGAAGNVGAVRVQHAAQALERALASAVDDETIDGLQAECLAALESGMVALRAALAKDLAANGDAPVSEVDDSGQDLDAAQMLIAELESLLQGHRMVPDELLRQLRSRLGGHDAAERVDTLLAQVDGFAYPQALETLQIIRERLTS